The following proteins are co-located in the Paralichthys olivaceus isolate ysfri-2021 chromosome 2, ASM2471397v2, whole genome shotgun sequence genome:
- the hrh1 gene encoding histamine H1 receptor, whose amino-acid sequence MMESGLSSSTYPLLHLNTSSYVNNSNNWSGLVDSDSLRINRTLSGHNLFHKALLGVFLGLISLLTIFMNLLVLYAVKREKSLHTVGNLYIVSLSVADLIVGTTVMPLNLVYLLEDEWRLGRAVCQFWLIMDYVASTASIFSLFILCLDRYRSVRQPLKYLKYRTRGKASVMISGAWLLSIMWIIPILGWRSFTHVELKPEEENKCDTDFRFVTWFKVITAVFNFYVPSILMLWFYTHIYLAVRQHLRDRERIIHPTDSFGNENGQNVKTTEKNSSKSTERECEAPLKLSKKQRLLDHNTLDQVYSLEEADKVKAAPSASHRKIVVKCQQTSLLAMTTERLRVARKAKRCSLAPEGKQPDVDIPMRNNSVPTDVISSEGNYEHKLQASLNECHVTIPNSASGVCDISQVSDVQRYTSALYTTYDPSHALRWTDEGVEDAELDPANAVTLKQAWQKFIDQSRQRIQSLRIHKEHKAAKQLGFIIAAFLLCWIPYFIAFMVMAFCRECVHHDLHMFTIWLGYINSTLNPFIYPLCNGNFKRVFKSILNIRL is encoded by the coding sequence ATGATGGAATCTGGTCTGTCATCATCCACTTATCCTCTACTACACCTCAACACCAGCAGCTACGTCAATAACAGCAATAACTGGAGTGGCCTTGTTGACAGTGATTCACTGAGGATCAATCGCACCCTGAGCGGCCACAACCTCTTCCACAAAGCCCTGCTGGGGGTCTTTCTGGGACTCATCTCTCTCCTTACCATCTTCATGAACCTACTTGTGCTCTACGCTGTGAAGCGAGAGAAGAGCCTGCATACTGTCGGGAACCTCTACATCGTCAGCTTGTCGGTGGCTGATCTGATTGTAGGGACCACAGTCATGCCTCTGAACTTGGTGTATTTACTTGAGGATGAATGGAGGCTGGGTCGGGCTGTCTGCCAGTTTTGGCTCATTATGGACTACGTGGCGAGCACAGCCTCGATTTTCAGCTTGTTCATCCTGTGCTTGGACCGGTACCGCTCTGTCAGACAACCACTTAAGTACCTAAAGTATCGAACACGAGGAAAAGCCAGTGTGATGATTTCTGGAGCCTGGCTGCTGTCGATAATGTGGATAATTCCAATTTTAGGATGGAGGTCATTCACACATGTAGAGCTAAAACCTGAAGAGGAGAACAAGTGTGACACGGATTTTCGCTTCGTCACATGGTTTAAGGTCATTACTGCCGTCTTCAACTTCTATGTGCCCTCGATTTTGATGCTGTGGTTCTACACGCACATCTACTTGGCTGTGAGACAGCATCTGAGGGACAGGGAGAGAATCATCCATCCAACTGACTCGTTTGGAAATGAGAATGgacaaaatgttaaaacaacTGAGAAAAATTCCTCCAAATCAACTGAGAGGGAGTGTGAAGCTCCGCTGAAACTCTCTAAAAAGCAACGCTTGTTGGATCACAACACTCTCGATCAGGTGTATTCACTCGAAGAGGCTGATAAAGTCAAAGCTGCTCCTTCTGCATCTCACAGGAAAATTGTTGTCAAGTGCCAGCAGACATCACTGCTAGCCATGACAACAGAGCGACTCAGAGTGGCACGAAAGGCCAAAAGGTGCTCCTTGGCCCCAGAGGGGAAGCAGCCAGATGTTGATATTCCCATGAGGAACAATTCTGTGCCAACGGATGTCATTTCCTCCGAGGGAAATTATGAGCACAAACTTCAAGCATCATTAAACGAATGTCACGTCACAATACCAAACTCAGCTAGCGGCGTCTGCGATATCAGTCAGGTGTCAGATGTGCAGAGATACACTTCTGCGCTCTATACCACCTACGACCCCAGTCACGCTCTGCGGTGGACGGATGAAGGGGTTGAAGACGCTGAATTGGACCCGGCCAACGCCGTGACTCTGAAACAGGCATGGCAAAAGTTTATAGACCAATCACGTCAGCGCATCCAGAGTCTGAGGATCCATAAAGAGCACAAAGCAGCCAAGCAGTTAGGCTTCATAATCGCTGCCTTCTTGCTGTGCTGGATTCCGTACTTCATAGCTTTCATGGTCATGGCATTCTGCAGAGAGTGTGTGCACCATGACCTGCACATGTTCACGATATGGCTGGGTTACATCAACTCCACTCTCAACCCTTTCATATACCCACTCTGTAATGGGAACTTTAAAAGGGTCTTTAAAAGCATTCTGAACATTCGCTTGTGA